ACTCATCAAGAGCACGTCTGGAATACTGGTATGTTTGTTCATACTAAAATAATCGGCCACTTCATACTGATGGGATGTATGCAATGAAGGCAAATTGTTTTCTGCTCCGTCTACCACTCCGTTTTGCAATGCGGTATATAATTCTCCCCATGAAATCGGTGTTGGAGAGCCGCCCATTGCCTGAACCATTTTCACGGAAGTCATGCTTTGCATAACCCGTATCTTCATCCCTTTAAGATCAGAGGGTTTCCGTATTGGTTTATCGATGGTATAGAAGCTCCGGCTACCGGCATCGTAAAAAACAAGCCCTTGTAGCCAATACTCTGTGCCTGAATTCAGGATTTTTTCACCAATCGGCCCGTCCAAAACTTTATGGTAATGCTGGAGATCTCTAAAAATATAAGGCATTCCCAGAGCTTTATATTCAGGGACAAAACTCTGCATGACCGCGGAAGAAACTTTAGTCATGGCCAGGCTCCCAATCTGAAGCATTTCCAAACATTCCCTTTCCGAGCCAAGCTGAGAACTGGGATAAATTTTGATTCTTAAATTGCCGTCCGATAGTTCCCTGGCCCTTTTAGCCATATATTCCATACCTTTATGCACAGGATGGGAAACATCCAGCGAATGAGCCAGACGAAGGGTGGTGATCTCAAATTCTTCTGTAGCGGAATCCAGATCTTTTGTGCAGGACGAGCTGACAATTAACATTGTAAGCAATATAGACATTACTTTAACACCAAATACAACTCTTAGTTTCATAATGGATATAATTTATCTGATTTTTTTAACAATAGATAGCGCCTCGCTGGTTTTATCTTTTATTTTGGAGAATTCCCCGTTCTTCACCAGTTCTTTGGTGATCAGTTTGGATCCCATACCTACGCTGCACACTCCGGCCTCAAACCATGCTTTGAGGTTTTCCTCGGTAGGTTCAACACCACCGGTGGGCATGATATCCGTCCATGGCATGGGACCGCGCACAGCCTTTACAAAGCCGGGACCGCCTACCTGAGATCCGGGGAAAATCTTGACGATCTCTGCTCCCAGTTCATGGGCTTTGGATATTTCCGTGACCGAACCGCAACCGGGAATCCAGAGTATTTTTCTTCGGTTACAGACCTTTCCGGTATCTTCATCCAGGATGGGAGAAACCACGAAATCAGCTCCGTTTTGCATGTATATTGCTGCTGTGGGAGCATCCATCACTGAACCTACCCCGAGGCATAACCCGGGTAATTCTTTTTGAACGTATTTTCTAAGCTCTGTGAAAACCTCGTGGGCAAAATCTCCCCGGTTGGTAAATTCAATTACTTTTACCCCCCCTTCAAAACAGGCCTGCACTATATTACGGGCTGTTTCGAAATCGGAATGGAAGAAGACAGGCACAATACCGGTACTTCTCATTAGGTGGGCGACTTCATGCCTTTTAAATTCTGCCATATTTTAGATCATAATTTTAGAAGAATAACAGGTAAATATATAAAAAAACTCGAAAATTAGATTTTCATTCAAAAATCTTTTTATCTGGAAACCCTGCCGGAAACATCACCGCCCATGATTTTCTTTACCTCATCTACGGTAACTTCATTGAAATCTCCATGCACAGTATGCTTCAGACAAGAGGAAGCAATTCCGAAGTTCAGGGCGTCCTCATCGTTCATCTCAGAAAGAATCCCGTAAATCAATCCGGCCATAAAGGCATCGCCGCCACCGACCCGGTCAACGATATGGGTGATATCGAATTTGTTTCCGATATGAAGCTTCTCACCATCATAGAGGGTTCCAGTCCAGGTATTGTGGTTGGCATTGATGGAGCCCCTTAAAGTGGTGATCACCTTTTTGGCTTTCGGAAAACGCTCCATGATCTGCCGGGAAACCGAGCGGTAGGCTTCGGCATCTACTTCGCCTTTGGTGACATCCACACCTTCCGGCTTAATACCCAGGGATTTTTCCGCATCTTCTTCATTGCCCAGCACGATATCGCATCCTTTCACCAGTTCGGGCATTACCTCCTGAGCATCCTTCCCGTATTTCCAAAGTTTTTTTCTGTAGTTTAAATCGCATGAAACTGTCAAACCCAGTTCATTGGCAGCTTCAATGGCTTCCTGGCATACATCGGCTGTTCCCTGAGATATGGCCGGTGTGATACCGGTCCAGTGGAACCAGGTGGCATCTTTGAAGATTTCCTTCCAGTTGAACATGCCCTTTTCTACCTGCGATACTGCCGAATGAAACCGGTCGTAAATTACTTTACTGCCACGGCTCACAGCCCCTGTTTCAAGGAAATAAACACCCAGCCGTTCGCCACCTCTGAGAATGTGAGAGGTATCTACATTGTGCTTTCTCAGTTCCTGAAGACATGCTGTTCCTATATCGTTTTCGGGCAACCGGGTTACAAAGCTGACCGGTACCCCGAAATTGGCGAGGGATACGGCAACATTGGATTCCCCTCCCCCGAATGATGCATTGAACTGCTTTACCTGATTGAAACGAAGATGCTGAGGGGTTGCCAGGCGCAGCATGATCTCTCCGAATGTGACCACTTTTTTGTTTTGCATAATCTTTAATTATTTGTCTAAGATATTATTCTTCTGAAAAATTAATTTAAAACTGGAAGTAATTTTTAGCATTATGGTAACAGATGTTCTTGACCATCTGTCCAATGAAGTCGTAATCTTCCGGCAGAAGACCTTTCTCGATATCTTTTCCAAGCATATTGCAAAGAATCCGCCGGAAATAATCATGCCTGGAGAAAGACAGGAAGCTCCGGGAATCAGTTAACATTCCCACAAAACGGCTTAGCAGTCCCAGTTCAGAAAGCACATTCATTTGAACTTCCATTCCACGGAGATGGTCATTGAACCACCATGCCGGCCCCATTTGCATTTTTCCGGGTACTGAACCATCCTGAAAATTACCGAGCATGCTTCCAACTACCTCATTATGATTGGGATTGATATTGTAGATGATGGTTTTGGTCAGCTTTCCTCTTCTGTCCAGGCTATCAAAAAAGCGTGACATGGCCCTGGCTACCGGCTCATCTCCTATAGAATCAAACCCGGTATCCTTGCCAAGCTTTTCATACATCCTTGTGTTGTTGTTCCTCATGGCTCCGTAGTGAAACTGCTGAGCCCAGCCTTTTTCGTAGTTCATAACTGCCAGCTCGTGAAGAAGAGCCATCTGATACTTCTGGGCCTGATCGGGAGTTACCGGCTTGCCTGAGCGTGCACTGTCGAATATCCCGGCTATTTCATTTTCCGTATAGTCACACTCGTAAAAGGTCTCGATACCGTGATCGGAACTTTTGCATCCAAGGCTGTCGAAAAAGTCATGCCGTTTGCGAAGAGCTGTGATCAATTGTTCATAACTGCCGATGCTGACACCGGATGTTTTTTCAAGTTTGTTGATATATTCGTTGAAATTATCTACGTTTTGTATCCCCAGGACCTGGTCAGGCCTCCATGTTGGAAAAACCTGAACGGGTATTTGGTTGTCCCTTATATTTTGATGGTATTTCAAATCATCAACCGGGTCGTCAGTAGTACATACTGTATCTACATTCCATTTTTTCAATAATTGTAAGGTGGAATACTCTTTTTGCCTGAGTTTTTTGTTGGCTTCCTCATAGATTTCTTCAGCAGTATCCGGATTAAGCAGTTTATCTATGCCAAAAGACTGCTTTAATTCCATATGGGTCCAGTGATACAAAGGATTTCGCATGGTATGGGGTACGGTTTCGGCCCACTTCTTAAATTTCTCG
This is a stretch of genomic DNA from Bacteroidales bacterium. It encodes these proteins:
- a CDS encoding TRAP transporter substrate-binding protein; protein product: MKLRVVFGVKVMSILLTMLIVSSSCTKDLDSATEEFEITTLRLAHSLDVSHPVHKGMEYMAKRARELSDGNLRIKIYPSSQLGSERECLEMLQIGSLAMTKVSSAVMQSFVPEYKALGMPYIFRDLQHYHKVLDGPIGEKILNSGTEYWLQGLVFYDAGSRSFYTIDKPIRKPSDLKGMKIRVMQSMTSVKMVQAMGGSPTPISWGELYTALQNGVVDGAENNLPSLHTSHQYEVADYFSMNKHTSIPDVLLMSTHILENLSEQEKQWLQQAADESVEKQREYWQEAQKEALKVIKEAGVEVIRPDPEPFRESVQSVYSYIERTSPEVYKLTQQIQNVEVSDSEDK
- a CDS encoding bifunctional 4-hydroxy-2-oxoglutarate aldolase/2-dehydro-3-deoxy-phosphogluconate aldolase → MAEFKRHEVAHLMRSTGIVPVFFHSDFETARNIVQACFEGGVKVIEFTNRGDFAHEVFTELRKYVQKELPGLCLGVGSVMDAPTAAIYMQNGADFVVSPILDEDTGKVCNRRKILWIPGCGSVTEISKAHELGAEIVKIFPGSQVGGPGFVKAVRGPMPWTDIMPTGGVEPTEENLKAWFEAGVCSVGMGSKLITKELVKNGEFSKIKDKTSEALSIVKKIR
- a CDS encoding sugar kinase, whose translation is MQNKKVVTFGEIMLRLATPQHLRFNQVKQFNASFGGGESNVAVSLANFGVPVSFVTRLPENDIGTACLQELRKHNVDTSHILRGGERLGVYFLETGAVSRGSKVIYDRFHSAVSQVEKGMFNWKEIFKDATWFHWTGITPAISQGTADVCQEAIEAANELGLTVSCDLNYRKKLWKYGKDAQEVMPELVKGCDIVLGNEEDAEKSLGIKPEGVDVTKGEVDAEAYRSVSRQIMERFPKAKKVITTLRGSINANHNTWTGTLYDGEKLHIGNKFDITHIVDRVGGGDAFMAGLIYGILSEMNDEDALNFGIASSCLKHTVHGDFNEVTVDEVKKIMGGDVSGRVSR
- the uxaC gene encoding glucuronate isomerase, whose amino-acid sequence is MKNLIHENFLLETKAAEKLYHEFAKEMPIIDFHTHLPPDEINHDKQFNNLAEIWLGGDHYKWRAMRSNGVPEKYCTGDVDDFEKFKKWAETVPHTMRNPLYHWTHMELKQSFGIDKLLNPDTAEEIYEEANKKLRQKEYSTLQLLKKWNVDTVCTTDDPVDDLKYHQNIRDNQIPVQVFPTWRPDQVLGIQNVDNFNEYINKLEKTSGVSIGSYEQLITALRKRHDFFDSLGCKSSDHGIETFYECDYTENEIAGIFDSARSGKPVTPDQAQKYQMALLHELAVMNYEKGWAQQFHYGAMRNNNTRMYEKLGKDTGFDSIGDEPVARAMSRFFDSLDRRGKLTKTIIYNINPNHNEVVGSMLGNFQDGSVPGKMQMGPAWWFNDHLRGMEVQMNVLSELGLLSRFVGMLTDSRSFLSFSRHDYFRRILCNMLGKDIEKGLLPEDYDFIGQMVKNICYHNAKNYFQF